In one window of Hevea brasiliensis isolate MT/VB/25A 57/8 chromosome 10, ASM3005281v1, whole genome shotgun sequence DNA:
- the LOC110658731 gene encoding anthocyanidin 3-O-glucosyltransferase 2 isoform X4 produces MEKAQLVFIPLPVMGHIVSAVEVAKLLLTRDHRLSITVLILNLSFVNSNQKPHVKEAVLKITQSKLIADSPAPRLAGAAVLGLLLYVQKIHDEEKVDPIEFKNSDAELSVPSLVNPFPAKAMPSSLLSRQWLPVLLDNARRFGEARGIIVNTFVELESYAVESLKMGVYPVGPILNVGLDGRNTHQEIMQWLDDQPPSSVVFLCFGSQGSFGEDQVKEIAYALERSRYRFLWSLRRPSPPGLLPSPSDYEDPQEVLPEGFLNRVTGLGKVIGWAPQVTILAHPAVGGFVSHCGWNSVLESIWFGVPIATWPMYAEQQFNAFEMVTELELAVEIKMDYRNDSGVIVNCNEIERGIRSLMEHDSKKMKKVKEMSEKSRRALMDGGSSYCCLGRLIKNFMDDLT; encoded by the exons ATGGAGAAAGCACAGCTGGTGTTCATTCCCTTGCCTGTTATGGGCCATATTGTATCCGCAGTTGAGGTCGCAAAGCTACTTCTGACCCGCGATCACCGACTCTCCATCACGGTCCTTATCCTCAACCTCTCTTTTGTCAACTCCAACCAG AAACCCCATGTTAAAGAAGCTGTGTTGAAGATCACCCAGTCAAAGTTAATTGCCGACTCACCGGCACCTCGACTAGCAG GTGCCGCTGTTCTTGGTCTCCTGCTTTATGTGCAGAAGATTCATGATGAAGAGAAAGTTGACCCTATTGAGTTCAAGAACTCAGATGCTGAGTTATCAGTACCAAGTTTAGTAAACCCATTTCCTGCTAAGGCTATGCCTTCTTCGTTGTTGAGTAGACAGTGGCTTCCTGTTTTACTTGACAACGCTAGAAGGTTCGGAGAAGCTAGGGGTATTATAGTAAATACATTCGTGGAGCTGGAATCCTATGCGGTTGAGTCTTTGAAAATGGGTGTTTACCCTGTGGGACCCATTTTAAATGTGGGGTTGGATGGAAGAAACACTCACCAAGAAATCATGCAATGGCTTGACGATCAGCCGCCATCATCGGTGGTATTCTTGTGCTTTGGGAGCCAAGGAAGCTTTGGTGAGGATCAAGTGAAAGAGATTGCCTATGCGCTAGAGCGCAGTAGGTATCGATTCTTATGGTCCCTGCGACGACCATCCCCTCCGGGTCTCTTACCATCTCCAAGTGACTATGAGGATCCACAGGAGGTCTTGCCTGAAGGATTCTTAAATCGAGTGACAGGACTTGGAAAGGTGATAGGATGGGCTCCACAAGTGACCATCTTGGCCCATCCAGCCGTAGGAGGATTTGTTTCACATTGTGGATGGAATTCTGTGCTTGAAAGCATATGGTTTGGTGTCCCAATTGCGACATGGCCAATGTATGCAGAGCAACAATTTAATGCCTTTGAAATGGTGACAGAGTTGGAATTAGCAGTGGAAATTAAAATGGATTATAGGAATGACAGTGGAGTAATTGTGAATTGTAATGAAATAGAGAGAGGAATAAGAAGTTTGATGGAACATGATAGTAAGAAAATgaagaaagtaaaggagatgagtgAGAAGAGCAGAAGGGCCTTAATGGATGGTGGATCTTCATACTGTTGTTTAGGTCGTCTCATAAAAAATTTTATGGACGATTTAACTTAA
- the LOC110658731 gene encoding anthocyanidin 3-O-glucosyltransferase 1 isoform X1 yields MEKAQLVFIPLPVMGHIVSAVEVAKLLLTRDHRLSITVLILNLSFVNSNQVHNYIESFEASSSTISNRLQFIVLPEDETELFNFTSSIEIQKPHVKEAVLKITQSKLIADSPAPRLAGFVIDMFCTTMIDVANDFGVPSYIFFTSGAAVLGLLLYVQKIHDEEKVDPIEFKNSDAELSVPSLVNPFPAKAMPSSLLSRQWLPVLLDNARRFGEARGIIVNTFVELESYAVESLKMGVYPVGPILNVGLDGRNTHQEIMQWLDDQPPSSVVFLCFGSQGSFGEDQVKEIAYALERSRYRFLWSLRRPSPPGLLPSPSDYEDPQEVLPEGFLNRVTGLGKVIGWAPQVTILAHPAVGGFVSHCGWNSVLESIWFGVPIATWPMYAEQQFNAFEMVTELELAVEIKMDYRNDSGVIVNCNEIERGIRSLMEHDSKKMKKVKEMSEKSRRALMDGGSSYCCLGRLIKNFMDDLT; encoded by the coding sequence ATGGAGAAAGCACAGCTGGTGTTCATTCCCTTGCCTGTTATGGGCCATATTGTATCCGCAGTTGAGGTCGCAAAGCTACTTCTGACCCGCGATCACCGACTCTCCATCACGGTCCTTATCCTCAACCTCTCTTTTGTCAACTCCAACCAGGTTCATAACTACATTGAATCGTTTGAAGCTTCCTCTTCCACTATATCTAATCGTCTCCAATTCATTGTTCTACCTGAAGACGAGACTgaattgtttaatttcacttcTTCTATTGAGATACAGAAACCCCATGTTAAAGAAGCTGTGTTGAAGATCACCCAGTCAAAGTTAATTGCCGACTCACCGGCACCTCGACTAGCAGGTTTTGTTATAGATATGTTTTGCACAACGATGATTGATGTGGCCAATGACTTTGGTGTTCCATCATACATTTTTTTTACTTCAGGTGCCGCTGTTCTTGGTCTCCTGCTTTATGTGCAGAAGATTCATGATGAAGAGAAAGTTGACCCTATTGAGTTCAAGAACTCAGATGCTGAGTTATCAGTACCAAGTTTAGTAAACCCATTTCCTGCTAAGGCTATGCCTTCTTCGTTGTTGAGTAGACAGTGGCTTCCTGTTTTACTTGACAACGCTAGAAGGTTCGGAGAAGCTAGGGGTATTATAGTAAATACATTCGTGGAGCTGGAATCCTATGCGGTTGAGTCTTTGAAAATGGGTGTTTACCCTGTGGGACCCATTTTAAATGTGGGGTTGGATGGAAGAAACACTCACCAAGAAATCATGCAATGGCTTGACGATCAGCCGCCATCATCGGTGGTATTCTTGTGCTTTGGGAGCCAAGGAAGCTTTGGTGAGGATCAAGTGAAAGAGATTGCCTATGCGCTAGAGCGCAGTAGGTATCGATTCTTATGGTCCCTGCGACGACCATCCCCTCCGGGTCTCTTACCATCTCCAAGTGACTATGAGGATCCACAGGAGGTCTTGCCTGAAGGATTCTTAAATCGAGTGACAGGACTTGGAAAGGTGATAGGATGGGCTCCACAAGTGACCATCTTGGCCCATCCAGCCGTAGGAGGATTTGTTTCACATTGTGGATGGAATTCTGTGCTTGAAAGCATATGGTTTGGTGTCCCAATTGCGACATGGCCAATGTATGCAGAGCAACAATTTAATGCCTTTGAAATGGTGACAGAGTTGGAATTAGCAGTGGAAATTAAAATGGATTATAGGAATGACAGTGGAGTAATTGTGAATTGTAATGAAATAGAGAGAGGAATAAGAAGTTTGATGGAACATGATAGTAAGAAAATgaagaaagtaaaggagatgagtgAGAAGAGCAGAAGGGCCTTAATGGATGGTGGATCTTCATACTGTTGTTTAGGTCGTCTCATAAAAAATTTTATGGACGATTTAACTTAA
- the LOC110658731 gene encoding anthocyanidin 3-O-glucosyltransferase 2 isoform X2, translating to MEKAQLVFIPLPVMGHIVSAVEVAKLLLTRDHRLSITVLILNLSFVNSNQVHNYIESFEASSSTISNRLQFIVLPEDETELFNFTSSIEIQKPHVKEAVLKITQSKLIADSPAPRLAGAAVLGLLLYVQKIHDEEKVDPIEFKNSDAELSVPSLVNPFPAKAMPSSLLSRQWLPVLLDNARRFGEARGIIVNTFVELESYAVESLKMGVYPVGPILNVGLDGRNTHQEIMQWLDDQPPSSVVFLCFGSQGSFGEDQVKEIAYALERSRYRFLWSLRRPSPPGLLPSPSDYEDPQEVLPEGFLNRVTGLGKVIGWAPQVTILAHPAVGGFVSHCGWNSVLESIWFGVPIATWPMYAEQQFNAFEMVTELELAVEIKMDYRNDSGVIVNCNEIERGIRSLMEHDSKKMKKVKEMSEKSRRALMDGGSSYCCLGRLIKNFMDDLT from the exons ATGGAGAAAGCACAGCTGGTGTTCATTCCCTTGCCTGTTATGGGCCATATTGTATCCGCAGTTGAGGTCGCAAAGCTACTTCTGACCCGCGATCACCGACTCTCCATCACGGTCCTTATCCTCAACCTCTCTTTTGTCAACTCCAACCAGGTTCATAACTACATTGAATCGTTTGAAGCTTCCTCTTCCACTATATCTAATCGTCTCCAATTCATTGTTCTACCTGAAGACGAGACTgaattgtttaatttcacttcTTCTATTGAGATACAGAAACCCCATGTTAAAGAAGCTGTGTTGAAGATCACCCAGTCAAAGTTAATTGCCGACTCACCGGCACCTCGACTAGCAG GTGCCGCTGTTCTTGGTCTCCTGCTTTATGTGCAGAAGATTCATGATGAAGAGAAAGTTGACCCTATTGAGTTCAAGAACTCAGATGCTGAGTTATCAGTACCAAGTTTAGTAAACCCATTTCCTGCTAAGGCTATGCCTTCTTCGTTGTTGAGTAGACAGTGGCTTCCTGTTTTACTTGACAACGCTAGAAGGTTCGGAGAAGCTAGGGGTATTATAGTAAATACATTCGTGGAGCTGGAATCCTATGCGGTTGAGTCTTTGAAAATGGGTGTTTACCCTGTGGGACCCATTTTAAATGTGGGGTTGGATGGAAGAAACACTCACCAAGAAATCATGCAATGGCTTGACGATCAGCCGCCATCATCGGTGGTATTCTTGTGCTTTGGGAGCCAAGGAAGCTTTGGTGAGGATCAAGTGAAAGAGATTGCCTATGCGCTAGAGCGCAGTAGGTATCGATTCTTATGGTCCCTGCGACGACCATCCCCTCCGGGTCTCTTACCATCTCCAAGTGACTATGAGGATCCACAGGAGGTCTTGCCTGAAGGATTCTTAAATCGAGTGACAGGACTTGGAAAGGTGATAGGATGGGCTCCACAAGTGACCATCTTGGCCCATCCAGCCGTAGGAGGATTTGTTTCACATTGTGGATGGAATTCTGTGCTTGAAAGCATATGGTTTGGTGTCCCAATTGCGACATGGCCAATGTATGCAGAGCAACAATTTAATGCCTTTGAAATGGTGACAGAGTTGGAATTAGCAGTGGAAATTAAAATGGATTATAGGAATGACAGTGGAGTAATTGTGAATTGTAATGAAATAGAGAGAGGAATAAGAAGTTTGATGGAACATGATAGTAAGAAAATgaagaaagtaaaggagatgagtgAGAAGAGCAGAAGGGCCTTAATGGATGGTGGATCTTCATACTGTTGTTTAGGTCGTCTCATAAAAAATTTTATGGACGATTTAACTTAA
- the LOC110655632 gene encoding anthocyanidin 3-O-glucosyltransferase 1-like: protein MEKAQLVFVPAPGMGHIVSAVEVAKVLLTRCHQLSVTVLILNHSSINSKVHSYIESQRASSSIVSTRLRFIDLPKDETELLSFFSFVNSQKSHVKEAVLKITQSDFVSSVDSPQLVGFVVDTLCASMIDVANEFGVPSYIFFSSGAAFLGFMLYVQKIYDEEKFDPTELKDSDAELQVLSLINPFPGRVMPSAMLSKDWFPSILDNIRRFREANGIIVNTFLELESYAIESLKMPPVYPVGPILDMGSDGRNTHKEIMRWLDDQPPSTVVFLCFGSKGTFSQNQVTEIACALEHSGHRFLWSLRRPAPPGLLASPSDYEDPQEVLPEGFLDRTTGIGKVIGWAPQVAVLGHPAVGGFVSHCGWNSILESIWFGVPIATWPLFAEQQFNAFEMVVELGLAVEIKMDYRNDSGVIVNCDEIERGIRCLMKHDGEKRRKVKEISEKSRRALMEGGSSYSYLGSLIKDVMDNLS from the coding sequence ATGGAGAAAGCCCAGCTTGTTTTCGTCCCCGCCCCTGGTATGGGCCATATTGTATCGGCGGTGGAAGTAGCAAAGGTTCTTCTTACCCGCTGCCATCAGCTCTCCGTCACTGTCCTTATCCTCAATCATTCTTCTATCAACTCCAAAGTTCATAGCTACATTGAATCTCAGCGAGCTTCCTCCTCTATTGTATCTACTCGTCTCCGATTCATTGATCTGCCCAAAGATGAGACTGAATTATTGAGTTTCTTTTCTTTCGTCAACAGTCAGAAATCCCATGTCAAAGAAGCTGTGTTGAAGATCACTCAGTCTGACTTTGTGTCAAGCGTTGACTCGCCTCAGCTGGTAGGTTTTGTTGTTGATACATTATGCGCGTCGATGATAGATGTGGCTAATGAATTTGGGGTTCCGTCTTACATTTTCTTTTCGTCGGGTGCAGCTTTTCTTGGCTTCATGCTTTATGTGCAAAAGATTTATGATGAAGAGAAATTTGACCCCACTGAGCTCAAGGACTCAGATGCTGAGTTGCAAGTGTTAAGTTTGATAAACCCATTTCCTGGTAGGGTCATGCCTTCTGCAATGTTGAGCAAAGATTGGTTTCCTTCTATACTTGACAACATAAGAAGGTTCAGAGAAGCTAATGGTATTATAGTGAATACATTCTTGGAGTTGGAATCCTATGCGATTGAGTCTTTAAAAATGCCTCCTGTTTACCCTGTGGGACCTATTTTAGATATGGGGTCAGATGGAAGAAACACTCATAAGGAAATCATGCGATGGCTTGATGATCAGCCTCCATCGACAGTAGTATTCCTGTGCTTTGGGAGCAAGGGAACTTTTAGTCAGAATCAAGTGACAGAGATTGCTTGCGCCTTAGAGCATAGTGGTCATCGATTCTTGTGGTCACTGCGCCGACCGGCACCTCCGGGTCTCCTAGCATCTCCTAGTGATTATGAGGATCCACAAGAAGTCTTGCCCGAAGGATTCTTGGATCGAACTACTGGGATTGGAAAGGTCATAGGATGGGCTCCACAAGTGGCTGTATTGGGCCATCCAGCAGTAGGAGGATTTGTTTCACATTGTGGATGGAATTCTATACTGGAAAGCATATGGTTTGGTGTCCCAATTGCCACTTGGCCACTGTTTGCAGAGCAACAATTTAATGCATTTGAAATGGTGGTAGAGTTGGGATTGGCGGTAGAAATTAAAATGGATTATAGGAATGACAGTGGAGTAATTGTAAACTGTGATGAGATAGAGAGAGGAATTAGGTGTTTGATGAAGCATGATGGTGAGAAAAGGAGGAAGGTGAAGGAGATTAGTGAGAAAAGTAGAAGGGCTTTAATGGAAGGTGGATCTTCGTACTCTTATTTAGGCAGTCTAATAAAAGATGTAATGgataatttatcataa
- the LOC110658731 gene encoding anthocyanidin 3-O-glucosyltransferase 2 isoform X3 — translation MEKAQLVFIPLPVMGHIVSAVEVAKLLLTRDHRLSITVLILNLSFVNSNQKPHVKEAVLKITQSKLIADSPAPRLAGFVIDMFCTTMIDVANDFGVPSYIFFTSGAAVLGLLLYVQKIHDEEKVDPIEFKNSDAELSVPSLVNPFPAKAMPSSLLSRQWLPVLLDNARRFGEARGIIVNTFVELESYAVESLKMGVYPVGPILNVGLDGRNTHQEIMQWLDDQPPSSVVFLCFGSQGSFGEDQVKEIAYALERSRYRFLWSLRRPSPPGLLPSPSDYEDPQEVLPEGFLNRVTGLGKVIGWAPQVTILAHPAVGGFVSHCGWNSVLESIWFGVPIATWPMYAEQQFNAFEMVTELELAVEIKMDYRNDSGVIVNCNEIERGIRSLMEHDSKKMKKVKEMSEKSRRALMDGGSSYCCLGRLIKNFMDDLT, via the exons ATGGAGAAAGCACAGCTGGTGTTCATTCCCTTGCCTGTTATGGGCCATATTGTATCCGCAGTTGAGGTCGCAAAGCTACTTCTGACCCGCGATCACCGACTCTCCATCACGGTCCTTATCCTCAACCTCTCTTTTGTCAACTCCAACCAG AAACCCCATGTTAAAGAAGCTGTGTTGAAGATCACCCAGTCAAAGTTAATTGCCGACTCACCGGCACCTCGACTAGCAGGTTTTGTTATAGATATGTTTTGCACAACGATGATTGATGTGGCCAATGACTTTGGTGTTCCATCATACATTTTTTTTACTTCAGGTGCCGCTGTTCTTGGTCTCCTGCTTTATGTGCAGAAGATTCATGATGAAGAGAAAGTTGACCCTATTGAGTTCAAGAACTCAGATGCTGAGTTATCAGTACCAAGTTTAGTAAACCCATTTCCTGCTAAGGCTATGCCTTCTTCGTTGTTGAGTAGACAGTGGCTTCCTGTTTTACTTGACAACGCTAGAAGGTTCGGAGAAGCTAGGGGTATTATAGTAAATACATTCGTGGAGCTGGAATCCTATGCGGTTGAGTCTTTGAAAATGGGTGTTTACCCTGTGGGACCCATTTTAAATGTGGGGTTGGATGGAAGAAACACTCACCAAGAAATCATGCAATGGCTTGACGATCAGCCGCCATCATCGGTGGTATTCTTGTGCTTTGGGAGCCAAGGAAGCTTTGGTGAGGATCAAGTGAAAGAGATTGCCTATGCGCTAGAGCGCAGTAGGTATCGATTCTTATGGTCCCTGCGACGACCATCCCCTCCGGGTCTCTTACCATCTCCAAGTGACTATGAGGATCCACAGGAGGTCTTGCCTGAAGGATTCTTAAATCGAGTGACAGGACTTGGAAAGGTGATAGGATGGGCTCCACAAGTGACCATCTTGGCCCATCCAGCCGTAGGAGGATTTGTTTCACATTGTGGATGGAATTCTGTGCTTGAAAGCATATGGTTTGGTGTCCCAATTGCGACATGGCCAATGTATGCAGAGCAACAATTTAATGCCTTTGAAATGGTGACAGAGTTGGAATTAGCAGTGGAAATTAAAATGGATTATAGGAATGACAGTGGAGTAATTGTGAATTGTAATGAAATAGAGAGAGGAATAAGAAGTTTGATGGAACATGATAGTAAGAAAATgaagaaagtaaaggagatgagtgAGAAGAGCAGAAGGGCCTTAATGGATGGTGGATCTTCATACTGTTGTTTAGGTCGTCTCATAAAAAATTTTATGGACGATTTAACTTAA
- the LOC131169614 gene encoding anthocyanidin 3-O-glucosyltransferase 2-like, giving the protein MKKAQLVFIPWPDIGHLVSEVEAAKLLLTHHQQLSITVLILNHSSVNPKVHNYIESQQASLSTISNRLRIIDLPKGETDFSFVERQKPHVKEAVLKITQSESNIESPQLAGFVVDMLCTPIIDVANEFGVPSYIFFPSSAASLGLLLYVQKIHDEEKFDPNEFKDSDATLPVPSLVNPFPAKVMPFAILSREFPFLLNNARRFRETKGIMVNTFLELEYHAIESFKMLPVYPVGPILHLGSDGTNAHQEIMQWLDDQPPSSVVFLCFGSMGSFGEDQVKEIACALEHSGHRFLWSLRRSPCPGIVASTCDYEDPQEVLPEGFLDRMAGVGKVTGWSPQAAVLAHPAIGGFVSHCGWNSVLESIWFGVPIAAWPMYGEQQFNAFEMVMELGLAVEIKMDYRNDSGIIVNCDEIERGIRGLMEHDSEKRKKVKEMSEKSRMALVDGGSSYFCLDGLIKEVIDNLT; this is encoded by the coding sequence ATGAAGAAAGCTCAGCTTGTGTTCATCCCCTGGCCCGACATTGGCCACCTTGTCTCAGAGGTGGAGGCAGCAAAGCTACTTCTTACCCACCATCAACAGCTCTCCATCACAGTCCTTATCCTCAACCATTCTTCTGTCAACCCCAAAGTTCATAACTACATCGAATCGCAGCAAGCTTCCTTGTCTACTATATCCAATCGTCTCCGAATCATTGATCTACCCAAAGGCGAGACTGACTTTTCTTTCGTTGAGAGACAGAAACCCCATGTCAAAGAAGCTGTGTTGAAGATTACTCAGTCTGAGTCAAACATCGAATCGCCCCAGTTGGCTGGTTTTGTTGTCGATATGTTGTGCACGCCCATAATAGATGTGGCCAATGAATTTGGTGTTCCATCTTACATTTTCTTTCCTTCAAGTGCAGCTTCTCTTGGTTTATTGCTTTATGTTCAGAAGATTCATGATGAAGAGAAATTTGACCCCAACGAGTTTAAAGACTCAGATGCTACGTTACCGGTGCCGAGTTTGGTAAACCCATTTCCTGCTAAGGTTATGCCTTTTGCGATATTAAGCAGAGAGTTTCCTTTTCTACTTAACAATGCGAGGAGGTTCAGAGAAACAAAGGGTATTATGGTAAATACATTTTTGGAGCTCGAATACCATGCGATCGAGTCTTTCAAAATGCTTCCCGTTTACCCTGTGGGACCTATTTTGCATTTGGGGTCGGATGGAACCAACGCTCACCAAGAAATCATGCAGTGGCTAGATGATCAGCCTCCATCATCAGTAGTGTTCTTGTGCTTCGGGAGCATGGGAAGTTTTGGTGAGGATCAAGTGAAAGAGATTGCATGTGCGTTAGAGCATAGTGGTCATCGATTCTTGTGGTCCTTACGGCGGTCACCATGTCCAGGTATCGTAGCATCTACTTGTGACTATGAGGATCCACAGGAAGTCTTGCCGGAAGGATTCTTGGATCGAATGGCTGGAGTTGGAAAGGTAACGGGATGGTCTCCACAAGCGGCTGTCTTGGCCCATCCAGCTATAGGAGGATTTGTTTCACATTGTGGATGGAATTCTGTGCTTGAAAGCATATGGTTTGGTGTCCCAATTGCTGCGTGGCCAATGTATGGAGAGCAACAATTTAATGCCTTTGAAATggtaatggagttgggattggcaGTGGAAATTAAAATGGATTATAGGAATGACAGTGGAATAATTGTGAATTGTGATGAAATAGAGAGAGGAATAAGGGGTTTAATGGAGCATGATagtgagaaaagaaagaaagtaaaggagatgagtgAGAAGAGTAGAATGGCCTTAGTGGATGGTGGATCTTCATACTTTTGTTTAGATGGTCTCATAAAAGAAGTGATAgataatttaacataa
- the LOC131169613 gene encoding anthocyanidin 3-O-glucosyltransferase 1-like — protein MEKAQLVFVPAPGMGHIVSAVEVAKLLLTRCHQLSVTVLILNHSSINSKVHSYIESQRASSSIVSTRLRFIDLPKDETELFSFFSFVNSQKSHVKEAVLKITQSDFVSSVDSPQLVGFVVDTFCALMIDVANEFGVPTYIFFTSGAAFLGFMLYVQKIYDEEKFDPTELKDSDAELQVLSLINPFPGRVMPSAMLIKDWFPSILDNTRRFREAKALIVNTFLDLESYAIESLKMPPVYPVGPILDMGSDERNTRKEIMRWLDDQPPSTVVFLCFGSKGSFSQNQVKEIACALEHSGHRFLWSLRRPARPGLLASPSDYEDPQEVLPEGFLDRTTGIGKVIGWAPQVAVLAHPAVRGFVSHCGWNSILESIWFVVTIATWPLFAEQQFNAFEMVVVELGLAVEIKMDYRNDSGVIVNCDEIERGIRCLMKHDSEKRRKVKEISEKSRRALMEGGSSYSCLGSLIKDVMDNLS, from the exons ATGGAGAAAGCCCAGCTTGTTTTCGTCCCCGCCCCTGGTATGGGCCATATTGTATCGGCGGTGGAAGTAGCAAAGCTTCTCCTTACCCGCTGCCATCAGCTCTCCGTCACTGTCCTTATCCTCAATCATTCTTCTATCAACTCCAAAGTTCATAGCTACATTGAATCTCAGCGAGCTTCCTCCTCTATTGTATCTACTCGTCTCCGATTCATTGATCTGCCCAAAGATGAGACtgaattatttagtttcttttctTTCGTTAACAGTCAGAAATCCCATGTCAAAGAAGCTGTTTTGAAGATCACTCAGTCTGACTTTGTGTCAAGCGTTGACTCGCCTCAGCTGGTAGGTTTTGTTGTTGATACATTCTGCGCGTTGATGATAGATGTGGCTAATGAATTTGGGGTTCCGACTTACATTTTCTTTACGTCGGGTGCAGCTTTTCTTGGCTTCATGCTTTATGTGCAAAAGATTTATGATGAAGAGAAATTTGACCCCACTGAGCTCAAGGACTCAGATGCTGAGTTGCAAGTGTTAAGTTTGATAAACCCATTTCCTGGTAGGGTTATGCCTTCTGCAATGTTGATCAAAGATTGGTTTCCTTCTATACTTGACAACACAAGAAGGTTCAGAGAAGCTAAGG CCCTAATAGTGAATACATTCTTGGATTTGGAATCCTATGCGATTGAGTCTTTAAAAATGCCTCCTGTTTACCCTGTGGGACCTATTTTAGATATGGGGTCAGATGAAAGAAACACTCGTAAGGAAATCATGCGATGGCTTGATGATCAGCCTCCATCGACAGTAGTATTCCTGTGCTTTGGGAGCAAGGGAAGTTTTAGTCAGAATCAAGTGAAAGAGATTGCTTGTGCCCTAGAGCATAGTGGTCATCGATTCTTGTGGTCACTACGCCGACCGGCACGTCCGGGTCTCCTAGCATCTCCTAGTGATTATGAGGATCCACAAGAAGTCTTGCCCGAAGGATTCTTGGATCGAACAACTGGGATTGGAAAGGTCATAGGATGGGCTCCACAAGTGGCTGTATTGGCCCATCCAGCAGTAAGAGGATTTGTTTCACATTGTGGATGGAATTCTATACTGGAAAGCATATGGTTTGTTGTCACAATTGCCACTTGGCCACTGTTTGCAGAGCAACAATTTAATGCATTTGAAATGGTGGTAGTAGAGTTGGGATTGGCGGTAGAAATTAAAATGGATTATAGGAATGACAGTGGAGTAATTGTAAACTGTGATGAGATAGAGAGAGGAATTAGGTGTTTGATGAAGCATGATAGCGAGAAAAGGAGGAAGGTGAAGGAGATTAGTGAGAAAAGTAGAAGGGCCTTAATGGAAGGTGGATCGTCGTACTCTTGTTTAGGCAGTCTAATAAAAGATGTAATGgataatttatcataa